The DNA region TCTACGAAGTGCAAAGTCAAGTCCCCAACCATGGACCAAGTCAttctacaagtcataaaacaacagAGTCAATCTCAAAAAAGCACAAAGTCAAGACCTTCTCCATGTTTAATATGCAAGGTAGATACCTGAATCATATGCCATACACAACGCCATGCATCTCGGGAGAAGACAGGAGCCATGATCTCTACAAATCTGAAAACAGAGAAGATTACATGGTAAGGAATACTTAAGAACTGAAACaaaatataattattgaaaaaaaaaaggaactgaACAAACAAGCAAACAGGAGAACTATTCGTACGCTGCACATGGAGGCAAATGGGGGTTTGAGCACCAGCCTGGTTTCTCTTCTGTTATCCTGATCAGAtaaatcaagaaaagaaaaagaataagcaGAGGGAAATCTAAATACCAAGTATAAAACATTTAAAAAGACACAAGACTCGGTAGATAAATAATATCATGGGATTCCTGGTTCTTACGTGTGAACTTCACGATCACCTCTTCTCTTTGTCATTTGCCATGTTGTTCCTTTCCTGGGATCCAAACCTGGCTGTGAAATTTCCAAACCATGCTTCTTGACAAGTCTAATGTACCTGGGGTTGGACCAACGAATTTAGAGAAACTAAGATATTGGGTCAAATCAGCTGTTAAACACAGGAAATTACAAAATACTTACTCCTTGGCATCAAAATGCTCAATTCCTAGGTCTTCATCCCAGATAAAAATATAGTCATATGGGGCGACAATGTCCGGATGCAGAAACCTTTTTGCATACCACCTTATAAAGAGGTAAACTTCTTGTCACTAACATGGTTTAAAGTTGATCATAGTTCTAGTTCAGAATTACTTTATCATATTACTTACCATTTTGTTTGTTTCTGAACACTCACGTGGATGGCTCGTTTTGACCATTCAAATTCATCCCATTCAGTCGTCTTGCCATCATAGTGAAAAAGAAGAACTGTAAAGTCGTCAGAGAACTGTACAGGAAAAATTGTAAGGATGAGTGAGGAATTGAATAGAGAGTGGGGAGGAGCCTACAAAAGGAAACATATTGATATACCTTCTTTACAGCAGCATCAATGTTATGCTTCTGATTAAGACCAACAGTAAACGTTACCAGATATTTTGGCTTGCTGGGTAGGTCCTGCAGATAAAATACAATAATAAGATGCCTCTCCCCAATTTTTATTTTGGATTGTCAGTACAATGTCCTCATTCTTAAGGTTTGCAAATCACAACTGCCTTGATCTGGATTAGTGGGAGCAAATAAATCAAATTTTGTGATATAGTTTGTTAAGGAAAAGATTCAGATTTTTTCTAGATCAAAGTCAACCCAGGACGGAGATGGGTTACCATATTTGGACAAAGTTTGATCCTAAAAGTAACAGGCAAAAAGCTACAAGTGCTGCATCTAATTTTATTTTACCTTATAAGAGAATATTATGCTTCTAGCTCATGCAACAAGTAGCAATTGTGATATGCAAGTTCAATGTTACACTTACCTCACTAGGTTTCCCCCACAATCTCCGGGGATAGAAGTCGGACTCAGAATTAACAATCCCTGGAGGTAATCTTTCTGCCCCTCTTGGGTTTGATTGGACCCAAATCTGATAAGAATAAGGATGACTATCAGATGGAAAATGTGCTTTTATTTTAAGATATTTGCTTGCATAATCTCAAACATCAAACACAGTCACACACATGAAGCAAAGAAGATAAAGATGAAGAAGGTTGATTAAACAGCACTTGAAAGAAGCAgaaaaatgtgcaaaacaaaGCAAGAATAACGTTTAAGAGGTAGTAGATAAAGGGGATAAGACTTGTTAAATCCAGAACAATCAAGAAATGAAGACATGTTAAAAGATTCCAGTCAGAGGTAATTCTGCCACTGCCACTGATAGAAAGTATTGACTGAAACATGCAAAATGCTTAAACTTGAGGACTAAAGAAGACATTTTTTCAATCATCTAACCTCGACTGATTTTCCGTAACTATTAATGCTAACTAAAGCAAACATATGTCTGCTGTTTACTTAAAAATGATGCAAAAACATCTACTGGAAATGCAATTTCATGTTACATTGAAAAACGAAAAGGTGTTGGAGATTTATATGAATTGCTATCAGTAGCTAACTTGCTATGTAGGACAGGCTAGAACTTTAGAATTTTTCTGATAATCGATAGAATTTGGAATGTTTAGCTTCAGAAATAGTGTTGATGACCATATATTCAGCTCAAGCAGGGATCTAGGGGAAGTGTTTTTCACTCAATCTGCATACAAACTCTTGATAAAGAAAATTAGCAAGAATAAGTTCCTTTAGTATTCTTAGAAGGATGCGTATTACATAAGGATAGGTGTTTGCACACGTGTCTTCGCATTAAATCATTTTTCTTCTTGCAATATTTCATACTTGAAAACATGATAAGTTAATATCTTGACCTATAAAATTGTCACTTCTGGCAGAACTGCAAGAAAGAAGGCATACGAGAACAAATATTTTAAGCAATTGCAGCAAAATAATACTAGTTCATACTGGTGGCCAAAGCCCTAAATCTTGACCTTTAAATCAATTTCGTGGTAGCAAGGATGTACCTGCAATTGACCTGTCGCATTCTGATTGCTAATGTCCATAGTATTAGACGATGAATCTGCATGCTTTTGGGCTGAAACAATATTATTTCTGTCTCTAGCAATTGGGAAGTTGCTTACAATACTGGCTGTTATATTTAGCTGAAAAATCGGAACCAAAAGAAGTATTTTATATACAAATGAAATTACAGCACTGCACGAAATTGATCACTATATGATTGTATGAACAAGGAGGGCATTATCAATCTATACCTTGGTTAATGAGCTAGTAGGAAATGAAATTCCTATGAATAAGCCAAATATGATTCCACAACATATGGAGACAATAAGCCTCATAGTTTCAGCTGACATTAAGGAATTGGAGCTGCAGAACGTACTTCAAGTTAGAGAAACTATTATGAAATAGACAACATCAAACACTTGGTATGATCACAAGTAAAATTCCATGATCACGAACCCGCGTCCAAAATTCCTCATGTTAAATACAGTATCTGAATCAATAAGTACAACCAAACTAGTCAAATAAGCTTTACTGCATCCCAAGTAAGTTTATTAGCTACCACCTTTCAGTCGAACGAACATAACAATGGGACGGAGAACCTGAAATATCAAAAGAAAAGTAAGATCCTTCTGCAATTAAAAAGTTAAGATGCACCcacacaaacaaaca from Nicotiana tabacum cultivar K326 chromosome 24, ASM71507v2, whole genome shotgun sequence includes:
- the LOC107794437 gene encoding uncharacterized protein LOC107794437 isoform X1, giving the protein MRNFGRGSNSLMSAETMRLIVSICCGIIFGLFIGISFPTSSLTKLNITASIVSNFPIARDRNNIVSAQKHADSSSNTMDISNQNATGQLQIWVQSNPRGAERLPPGIVNSESDFYPRRLWGKPSEDLPSKPKYLVTFTVGLNQKHNIDAAVKKFSDDFTVLLFHYDGKTTEWDEFEWSKRAIHVSVQKQTKWWYAKRFLHPDIVAPYDYIFIWDEDLGIEHFDAKEYIRLVKKHGLEISQPGLDPRKGTTWQMTKRRGDREVHTITEEKPGWCSNPHLPPCAAFVEIMAPVFSRDAWRCVWHMIQNDLVHGWGLDFALRRCVEPAHEKIGVVDAQWIVHHGVPSLGNQGQSKDGKAPWQGVRERCRKEWTMFQSRVANAEKAYFKSKGIDPSNLTSH
- the LOC107794437 gene encoding uncharacterized protein LOC107794437 isoform X3; the encoded protein is MRNFGRGSNSLMSAETMRLIVSICCGIIFGLFIGISFPTSSLTKLNITASIVSNFPIARDRNNIVSAQKHADSSSNTMDISNQNATGQLQIWVQSNPRGAERLPPGIVNSESDFYPRRLWGKPSEDLPSKPKYLVTFTVGLNQKHNIDAAVKKFSDDFTVLLFHYDGKTTEWDEFEWSKRAIHVSVQKQTKWWYAKRFLHPDIVAPYDYIFIWDEDLGIEHFDAKEYIRLVKKHGLEISQPGLDPRKGTTWQMTKRRGDREVHTITEEKPGWCSNPHLPPCAAFVEIMAPVFSRDAWRCVWHMIQNDLVHGWGLDFALRRCVEGQSKDGKAPWQGVRERCRKEWTMFQSRVANAEKAYFKSKGIDPSNLTSH
- the LOC107794437 gene encoding uncharacterized protein LOC107794437 isoform X2, which translates into the protein MSAETMRLIVSICCGIIFGLFIGISFPTSSLTKLNITASIVSNFPIARDRNNIVSAQKHADSSSNTMDISNQNATGQLQIWVQSNPRGAERLPPGIVNSESDFYPRRLWGKPSEDLPSKPKYLVTFTVGLNQKHNIDAAVKKFSDDFTVLLFHYDGKTTEWDEFEWSKRAIHVSVQKQTKWWYAKRFLHPDIVAPYDYIFIWDEDLGIEHFDAKEYIRLVKKHGLEISQPGLDPRKGTTWQMTKRRGDREVHTITEEKPGWCSNPHLPPCAAFVEIMAPVFSRDAWRCVWHMIQNDLVHGWGLDFALRRCVEPAHEKIGVVDAQWIVHHGVPSLGNQGQSKDGKAPWQGVRERCRKEWTMFQSRVANAEKAYFKSKGIDPSNLTSH